TCATTTCGGCCTTGGTTTCGGCGGTGATGATCCGCGGACCGGTCGAATAGTCGCCGAACTCGGCGGTGTTCGAGATGCTGTACCGCATGTAGTTCAGACCGCCCTGATAGAGCAGATCGACGATCAGCTTCAGCTCGTGCATGCACTCAAAGTAGGCCATCTCTTCTTGGTAGCCTGCTTCGACTAGCGTTTCAAAACCGGCTTTGACCAGCTCGCTGACGCCGCCGCACAGCACGACCTGTTCGCCGAACAAGTCGGTTTCGGTCTCTTCAGCGAAGGTGGTTTCGATGACGCCGCCGCGGGTGCCGCCGATCCCCTTGGCGTAGGCCAGGCCGATCTTGCGGGTTTCTTCGCTAGCGCCTTCGCCCAGCGCGATCAGCGACGGAACGCCGCCGCCGGCGACATATTCGCTACGAACCAAGTGGCCCGGACCTTTCGGCGCAACCAGCAGCGAGTCGATGCCCTGGGGCGGTTCGATCTGGCCGAAGTGGATGTTGAAGCCGTGCGAGCACATCAGCACGTCGCCCGGTTTCAGGTTGTCGCGGATGTGGGCTTTGTAGATGTCGCCTTGGACTTCGTCGGGGAGCAGAATGTTGATGACCTGGGCCTTCTTGCAGGCCTCTTCGATCGACATCGGCTCGAAGCCGTGCTCTTTGGCCAGATCGTAGTTGGCGCTGCCAGGACGCTGCCCGATTACGACATTGCAGCCGCTATCGCGCAGGTTCTGAGCTTGGGCGTGTCCTTGCGACCCATAACCCAAAATAGCGATCGTCTTATCCTTCAAGACGGAAAGGTCGGCATCATTGTCGTAGTAAATCTTGGCGGGCATTGAAAAATTCCTGTAACGCAACAAAACGGGTATACGGAAAGCAGAGCGACCCCAGGCCGGAACCCTGCGAGCATGCAAAAGAACAGCCAAGACGCGCGGTGCGTCTCGACAAATGGTTTATTCGATGGGCTTTATTCGATGGTGCAACCGCTACGGACAATCGCGATTCGGCCGGTGCGAACCAGTTCGATAATTCCGAACGGTCGTACGCTTTCGATAAACGCGATGATCTTGTTTTCGGTCCCTGACATTTCGACCACGACTTCTTCGGCGCCGACGTCGACAATGCGACCGCGGAAGATGTCGGCCAACTCGCGAACTTCACTTCGCTTGCCGCCGGCGGTCGAAACCTTGATCAACATCAAGTCGCGTTCGACAAAGTCTTGCGAGCTGACGTCCAGCACGCGAACGACCGTGACGATCTTTTCGAGCTGCTTGCGTACCTGCTCGAGCACCTGATCATCGCCTACGACTACAAAGGTCATCCGCGACAGGTTGGGTACGTCGGTTTCCCCTACCGCCAGCGAATCGATATTGTAGCCACGCGAAGCCAGCATCCCCGAGATGTGCGCAAGCACCCCGGGCACGTTCTGGACGACCGCCGAAAGGACGTGTCGCATCAGTTTCTCCCAGTAGAGTCAGAATAAACCCGCATGATAGCTGCCGCTGTAAGCGGGAACAAGTAGACGAGACCCCCAAAAGCCCCCTAGGTTCACCTAAGAACGCAGGAACTTCACGCGGACGTAAAGTTAGATTTCAGGGGGATTTAAGGTTGAAGAAGACCGCCTTCGTAAAGGAATACCGTCACTTTGCGTCACCGCTAAAGAGGGGGTATGATCAGACGATCCGAATGCAGCGTGACCAAAGGTGTTCAGAACATCACGTAAAGTATTTGATGATGAGCCAACGATGGCAGCCAACGGAAATTCGCCGATTTATACGTGGTTTCTCAAGTAGCGCACGAACCGCGCTAGTGGACACCGATTCAGGTCGCGGATACCTGAAAGCAATGGGAGGGCCCGAGGGACCGCATACCTTAGCAGCTGAAGTAGTTGCTACACAGTTGGCGGCTTGGTTTAAGTTGCCGGTTTTTGATTGGGCAATCGTCCGTGTCGACGAGTTTACGGAAATACCATTTTTCAATCCCAGTGGGGAATTTGAAAGAAATGCGGAACAAGGTCCGGCATATATCACTCAAGAAGAATCTGGAGCGCCCTGGAACGGTGGTGAACGCCAACTGAAGATGCTGATGAATCCGGAGGCAATTTCCCGATTGGTAGTATTTGATACCTGGGTTTTGAATTGCGACCGTTATTCCGAAAGACTGGACTCTGTCGTTCCACAGACAAGAATAAATAGAGACAATGTGTTCCTCAGTGGAGAAGCTCCAAAGGGGGAGTATTTATTGAAGGCGATGGACCATACGCACTGTTTCTCGTGTGGGCGTGAGTGGACGACAAAGCTGTCGCATCTGGACAGAATTCGAGTTCAGCGATCGTTCGGACTGTTCCCTGAGTTTCGTAAGTACTTACGAATAGATGCTGTCGCAGATGCCGCAGCGGATCTAAAATTGATTCATGAGCCGACAGTTCGTGAGTTTGTAAGCGTTATCCCCGTAGAGTGGGAAGTCTCAAGACAAGTAGCGGATGCTCTGATTGATCTGATTGTCAGACGTGCGGGCTATGTGGCGGATAATGCAAAGCGCATTATCTGGCCGCAAGGGCAACTGTTTGACGAAGATTTGTAAAGGAGCTGAGAGAAAATGACCACCGAAAAAGGCTATTACAGCGTTATTCAGTACTGTCCCGATCTTGGTCGTTTTGAAGCGGCCAATGTAGGCGTTTTGTTGTTTTGTCCGCAAAGCGGATTTCTTCAAGCATTGACATCAAAAAGCAATCGCCGCATCAA
The nucleotide sequence above comes from Blastopirellula sp. J2-11. Encoded proteins:
- the ilvC gene encoding ketol-acid reductoisomerase, which produces MPAKIYYDNDADLSVLKDKTIAILGYGSQGHAQAQNLRDSGCNVVIGQRPGSANYDLAKEHGFEPMSIEEACKKAQVINILLPDEVQGDIYKAHIRDNLKPGDVLMCSHGFNIHFGQIEPPQGIDSLLVAPKGPGHLVRSEYVAGGGVPSLIALGEGASEETRKIGLAYAKGIGGTRGGVIETTFAEETETDLFGEQVVLCGGVSELVKAGFETLVEAGYQEEMAYFECMHELKLIVDLLYQGGLNYMRYSISNTAEFGDYSTGPRIITAETKAEMKRVLTEIQDGTFARDWILENKAGAPRFKAIRRRERDHQVEQVGKRLRKLMTWIDSKEV
- the ilvN gene encoding acetolactate synthase small subunit, with amino-acid sequence MRHVLSAVVQNVPGVLAHISGMLASRGYNIDSLAVGETDVPNLSRMTFVVVGDDQVLEQVRKQLEKIVTVVRVLDVSSQDFVERDLMLIKVSTAGGKRSEVRELADIFRGRIVDVGAEEVVVEMSGTENKIIAFIESVRPFGIIELVRTGRIAIVRSGCTIE
- a CDS encoding HipA family kinase; translated protein: MDTDSGRGYLKAMGGPEGPHTLAAEVVATQLAAWFKLPVFDWAIVRVDEFTEIPFFNPSGEFERNAEQGPAYITQEESGAPWNGGERQLKMLMNPEAISRLVVFDTWVLNCDRYSERLDSVVPQTRINRDNVFLSGEAPKGEYLLKAMDHTHCFSCGREWTTKLSHLDRIRVQRSFGLFPEFRKYLRIDAVADAAADLKLIHEPTVREFVSVIPVEWEVSRQVADALIDLIVRRAGYVADNAKRIIWPQGQLFDEDL